tacaaaatatatacatactctaTATAACACAGTGGCAGTTAATAAAACTGGAGCTACACCAAGAATTGAATGAGTAACTTTTGTTCCTATTCCGGAATTTTCACTATTTAAATGGGTATCAAATTCGACTGTGAAATCATCTATATTGTCATCTTCAATATCTTCTGCACGTTGTGAATGCACTTCTATGGGGTCTGTAACGTGAAGCGAAGAAATTTCCCCTGAAGTGGTTCTACTTGTACCCATAATTTTAGCATCACATGTTAAACTTTTTATCGCAGactcaatatttttttcctggcatttaaaaaagactTCTGGACAATTGTCTGTTTCAGATTCACATACCTCCTTAAAGGATTCATATAATGAAATCATATCTTTAagtttattataatatgtgcattctattt
This sequence is a window from Plasmodium cynomolgi strain B DNA, scaffold: 0729, whole genome shotgun sequence. Protein-coding genes within it:
- a CDS encoding CYIR protein (putative;~vir-type antigen), whose translation is MILVCKKYLRFLDTCKTLSHLFTDFDVSLLLNYWIYDKLKQIYGDESTNEIDIAFAYLQWKWGYYDYKQQNNPYYIKCKPDPSKINHEDWKNRKKLYDYYVDYDYLLSMAKIKNKIECTYYNKLKDMISLYESFKEVCESETDNCPEVFFKCQEKNIESAIKSLTCDAKIMGTNPIEVHSQRAEDIEDDNIDDFTVEFDTHLNSENSGIGTKVTHSILGVAPVLLTATVLYRVCIYFVNIYHYSANL